In Cytobacillus oceanisediminis, the following proteins share a genomic window:
- a CDS encoding thiolase family protein: MREAVIVEGVRTPVGRKNGFLKDIRADDLAAEALKALVGRAGIDPQIIDDVILGCVSQIGEQTGDIARVAALIAGFPIEVPGTTIDRQCGSSQQAVHFAAQAILAGDMDIVIAGGVESMSRVPIGSSYQGVGFSEKLTERHEIIHQGLSAERIAKKYGFTREELDRYSLESHQKALIAQAEGRFEREIAPLDVTLPDGQLMTVSEDSGPRKETSLEALGSLRTVFKENGVIHAGNSSQISDGAAALLIMSRDKAEELGMKPRFRILSRTAVGSDPTLMLTGPIPATEKVLKKAGMAIEDIDVFEVNEAFAPVPLAWLKETGADPAKLNPNGGAIALGHPLGGSGARLMVTMMHELERTGGRYGLQTMCEGLGMANATIIERLD; the protein is encoded by the coding sequence ATGCGTGAGGCTGTCATCGTAGAAGGTGTCAGAACACCAGTAGGAAGAAAAAACGGCTTTTTAAAAGATATCAGGGCGGATGATCTGGCTGCTGAAGCACTAAAGGCACTTGTCGGACGTGCAGGTATAGATCCGCAAATCATTGATGATGTCATTCTTGGATGTGTCTCGCAAATAGGCGAACAAACAGGGGATATTGCAAGGGTCGCAGCATTGATCGCAGGTTTTCCGATTGAAGTGCCAGGGACCACCATTGACCGCCAATGCGGCTCCAGCCAGCAGGCTGTCCATTTTGCAGCTCAGGCGATTTTAGCGGGAGATATGGATATTGTTATCGCAGGCGGTGTTGAAAGCATGTCCCGTGTCCCTATCGGTTCCAGTTATCAGGGTGTCGGATTCAGTGAAAAACTGACAGAAAGACATGAAATCATCCACCAGGGCTTATCGGCTGAACGCATTGCTAAAAAATATGGTTTTACAAGAGAAGAACTTGATCGCTATTCATTAGAGAGCCACCAAAAGGCTTTAATAGCCCAGGCCGAAGGCCGTTTTGAGAGAGAGATTGCACCATTAGATGTGACATTGCCTGATGGGCAGCTCATGACGGTATCGGAGGACTCTGGCCCCAGAAAGGAAACGTCACTGGAAGCACTTGGAAGCCTAAGGACTGTTTTTAAAGAGAATGGAGTGATTCATGCAGGAAATTCAAGTCAAATCAGTGATGGAGCCGCAGCACTATTAATTATGTCACGCGATAAAGCAGAGGAGCTTGGAATGAAGCCGAGGTTCAGGATTCTTTCTCGTACAGCAGTCGGCTCTGATCCTACTTTAATGCTGACTGGACCGATACCGGCAACTGAGAAAGTGTTAAAGAAAGCTGGAATGGCTATTGAGGACATCGATGTGTTTGAAGTGAACGAAGCTTTCGCTCCTGTTCCGCTTGCCTGGCTGAAAGAAACTGGAGCCGATCCTGCAAAGCTTAATCCAAACGGCGGTGCCATTGCACTCGGCCATCCGTTGGGAGGCAGCGGTGCACGGCTGATGGTCACCATGATGCATGAACTCGAAAGAACAGGGGGGCGCTATGGATTGCAGACCATGTGTGAAGGCCTTGGGATGGCAAATGCGACTATTATTGAACGATTAGACTGA
- a CDS encoding acyl-CoA dehydrogenase family protein, which yields MAASYIQEEHEIFRESLRKFLEKEAYPNYDKWEEDRIIPRDFWHKMGEQGFLCPDIEEKYGGSNVDWGFSVVINEELERVGSGMVGIGLHNDIVVPYITAYGTDEQKERWLPKCAGGEIITAIAMTEPGAGSDLAGIRTTARLEGDHYIVNGEKTFITNGIHSDLIIIACKTNPNAVPRHKGVSLLAIERGTKGFTRGRKLNKVGLHCQDTAELIFEDCKIPKENLIGEEGKGFLYLMEKLQQERLVVAIAAQVAAEEMLNLTVEYVKNREAFGKPVSQFQNTQFKVAEMATDIEMGRTFLDQLITEHMAGKDVVTKVSMAKWKLTENARNIAAECMQLHGGYGYMEEYEIARRYRDIPVASIYAGTNEIMKTIIAKNMGL from the coding sequence ATGGCTGCTTCATACATTCAGGAAGAGCATGAAATTTTTCGGGAATCTTTGCGTAAGTTTTTAGAGAAGGAAGCCTATCCGAATTATGACAAATGGGAAGAGGACAGGATCATTCCCCGTGATTTTTGGCACAAGATGGGGGAGCAGGGTTTTTTATGCCCTGATATTGAAGAAAAATATGGCGGAAGCAATGTTGATTGGGGCTTCTCAGTAGTCATTAATGAAGAACTTGAACGGGTTGGCTCAGGCATGGTGGGAATTGGGCTCCACAATGATATTGTTGTTCCTTACATTACTGCTTATGGAACAGATGAGCAAAAGGAAAGGTGGCTGCCAAAGTGTGCAGGAGGTGAAATCATTACTGCTATCGCAATGACTGAACCTGGCGCCGGATCTGATTTAGCCGGCATCAGAACGACAGCAAGGCTTGAAGGGGACCATTACATAGTGAATGGCGAAAAGACCTTTATAACCAATGGAATTCATTCCGATTTAATCATCATAGCCTGTAAAACTAATCCCAATGCAGTTCCCCGGCATAAAGGGGTAAGCTTGCTTGCGATCGAGAGGGGAACAAAGGGATTTACAAGAGGAAGAAAATTAAACAAGGTCGGTCTTCACTGTCAGGATACGGCAGAGTTAATTTTTGAAGATTGCAAGATTCCGAAAGAAAATCTGATTGGAGAAGAAGGGAAAGGTTTTCTATATTTGATGGAAAAGCTGCAGCAGGAAAGACTTGTCGTAGCAATCGCTGCCCAGGTGGCTGCAGAGGAAATGCTTAATTTAACAGTGGAATATGTTAAGAATCGCGAGGCATTCGGAAAACCGGTCAGCCAGTTTCAAAACACTCAATTTAAGGTTGCCGAAATGGCAACAGATATAGAAATGGGAAGGACGTTCCTTGATCAATTGATTACAGAGCATATGGCAGGAAAAGATGTAGTTACAAAGGTCTCCATGGCGAAATGGAAGCTTACAGAAAATGCCCGGAATATTGCTGCTGAATGCATGCAGCTTCATGGCGGCTATGGCTATATGGAAGAATACGAGATTGCAAGGAGATACAGGGATATACCAGTTGCCAGCATATATGCAGGTACAAATGAAATCATGAAAACCATTATTGCGAAGAACATGGGTTTATAA
- a CDS encoding 3-hydroxyacyl-CoA dehydrogenase has product MEVKDCRAIITGGASGLGEATVRKIAGCGGKVLIADLAEDRASHLIKELGGNVHFLKTDVTKEEDVQRAVAFASEQFGSFNTAVNCAGIGIAAKLIGRKGVHTLDMFQKVIKINLVGTFNVIRLAAEQMAKNDPNDQGERGVIINTASVAAFEGQIGQAAYSASKGGVVAMTLPIARELAGYGIRVMTIAPGLFNTPMFESLPEEARDSLGKMVPFPSRLGYPEEYARLAESILVNPMLNGETIRLDGGIRMQPK; this is encoded by the coding sequence ACTGTGAGAAAAATAGCCGGATGCGGCGGAAAAGTTCTTATTGCAGATTTGGCTGAAGATCGGGCAAGCCATCTAATCAAGGAACTGGGGGGAAATGTTCATTTTTTGAAAACGGATGTAACAAAAGAAGAAGACGTGCAGAGAGCAGTGGCATTCGCTTCTGAACAATTTGGCAGCTTTAATACTGCAGTTAACTGTGCCGGCATAGGAATTGCCGCCAAGCTGATTGGTCGAAAGGGAGTCCATACACTGGACATGTTCCAAAAGGTCATTAAGATTAATCTGGTCGGAACTTTTAATGTCATTCGTCTGGCTGCTGAACAAATGGCAAAGAATGATCCGAATGATCAAGGTGAAAGAGGCGTCATTATTAACACGGCTTCCGTAGCAGCCTTTGAAGGACAAATTGGCCAGGCTGCATATAGTGCATCAAAAGGCGGTGTGGTTGCGATGACCTTGCCAATTGCCAGAGAACTGGCGGGTTATGGGATTCGTGTTATGACGATTGCCCCTGGATTGTTTAATACACCAATGTTTGAATCGCTTCCTGAGGAGGCAAGGGATTCATTGGGGAAAATGGTGCCTTTTCCTTCAAGGCTTGGATATCCTGAGGAGTATGCCAGGCTGGCTGAGAGTATTTTAGTGAATCCTATGCTGAATGGAGAAACTATCCGTCTGGATGGCGGCATCCGCATGCAGCCAAAGTAA